The nucleotide sequence GCAACTTTACCGCCGCCCTCGGCATTCCTACGCTCGACGGACTCGGGGCCGTGGGCGAGGGACCGCATGCGCTCAACGAGTCTGTACTCATTCGTGAGCTGCCGCGCCGGGCCGCGCTGCTGGCCGGGTTGATCACCTCGGCTTGAACGCTCGTTTTCCCGCCATATTTGTAGTTGAGGCGGTGTTACAATACGGTCTAGTGGCGTAGTGTGTTCAGAAGAGACACACTTTTGGCGGCCCATGCGGAGGAGAAGTATGTTTGAAGGTCTTATGCAACCGATGCATCTTATCGTGGTACTGATAATTGCACTCTTGATATTCGGTCCAGGCAAGTTGGCGGATATCGGTAAGGGGTTGGGAGACGGAATTCGCAATTTCAAGAAAGGAATGCGCGAAGGCGAACAACCGAATACGAATGCGGGTGCGAGTACGAATACGGAAGAAAAGAAGCAGTCGTAAAGACGTAGCATGTTACGCTTCTACAGCGAAATTACCTCGGCACTTCACACGCCTGGTTTATTCACTACGTTCCTGCAACATCCGGTAGACCAACGGCACCGGTAACCCTACCACGTTGAAGTAACAACCCACAATTTTCCAGATCCAGCGCGAAGCGATTCCCTGGATCGCATATGCCCCGGCCTTATCCATAGGTTCGCCGCTGGCCACGTATTCCTGGATCTCCTCTTCGCTCAGATCACGCATCCATACTTCGGTCGTTGCAGCACGCACATCTTCAATACTTGAAACTGCCTTGATCACGCATACTCCGGTAATCACCCGATGCGATCGCCCCGAGAGCAGCCGCAACATGCGCGCCGCATCGGCCTGATCGCGCGGCTTTTCCAGTACCTCCGAATCCACCACTACAATCGTATCCGCGCCTAAAACTGTTTCCCCAGGCCTCTGCTGAGACACTGCCTGCGCTTTCTCCCGCGCCAGGCGCCTGGCATATTCCTCGGGTGCTTCGCCGGCAAGCATGCGCTCATCCACGTGCGCAGGTTGGACTGTAAACGCGATTCCCGCATTACGCAAAAGCTCACTGCGCCGTGGTGAAGCCGAAGCCAAAACTAGTGGTGATGTCGGTGAACTCATCGGGACTATAACTTTATATCAGGTGCAATCTGTCCCCGCTGTGTTAACAGGTGTAGACTTACTCTGATTCAGAAAGTCCTCCGCGCACCTCGACGTCCTCGGCGGTGAGTTCTTAAATCCGCGTGATCCGTGAAATCCGCGGTAAGCATTACCTACCAAACGTGTTTTGCGGCGAAGAAGTACGTCAGCACCACGTACGTCCAGAACAATGAAAACAATATATGCATTGAGGTATTGAATTTGTTGCCCCGCCACAGCGCCGAGTCATAAACAAAAAACTGGATGAACCATCTGCAAACCCAAAACACAACTGCGGCGGCCAGCACAACCCGGCTGAGAGGTGCGGGTTGGAGCAATGCCTGTGTGTAGAACAGAGAGATGCATCCCATCAACACCAGGGTGAGAGCGATAAAGAAGCAGTGGACAATAAATATCTGGCGGTTCAAGAGAGATAGCTTGGCCAAGTCTGTTTTCCACTCAAAGCGCTTGCCAAAAGTTCCATGCGCGACGCCGAGGATGATCAGCAGCACCCCAACGATTTTCAGATGAAGCTCAAGAGACATGTTCGTGGACCAGAATAAACACATGCACAAACGGAGTGACCGTCATTTCTTCCTGCAATCGAAAATTTGCGGAAGTGGCAGCATACAGCCACTCCCGGCGCGATTGGAAGTGAAGAAATCCTAGACCAAATGCCAGAAAATTTGCCACGTCACGTAAATGCTCAATCAAGATCACAGTACCGTCCCTGTTTAGCACCCGTGCTACTTCCCGGAAGAATTCTGCGCGCGATGTGCGCTGGCGTATCTCATGTGCCGCGAAAATTAGAAATACGGCATCGCAAGACGAATCTGCCAGTGGCAGCTTCCGAAAATCCGCCTGCACTGCCTTCGGCCCGTGCGAAGAAACCTCGCGCGCCCTGGCAATTGAGGGCTCGGTCATCTCCTTCGGGTCGTAGATGTCTAGTATCCGTCCGTTGCCATCCGGAAATACAGACTGCAATATCTCGCTGGTTTGATCGAGGCCGCTATGGATGTTCACCCAATTGCGCGGTGCTCGTGATAGCCGGTCGCGCATCCAGCGCAAATCGTATAACCCCGATCGGTCATAAACGTAGTGTGAGACCAGCAGCGAGACCACGATCCACCCGGCGGCCACTGCAATTGCCCCTCCCAGAAGCAGCGCCAGCATTTTTGGTAACAGTGTTGCAATTACAACTCCGGCTATAACTCCTAGCAGCGTGAGAACATAAAACCCGCGATTGTAATTAATAATTTCCAGCAGCCCATCGTATTTACCGCGTGCGCGCGTCGTCTTTGCGGGTTGGGTTGGGTTGGTCATTGTGCTTTGATCACGGTGCGGACTCCGCGCTCCCAACGGTAAGGCACATTTTGCAGATGAAAGGCATTGGCCAGTATGGGAGTTGCCCGGCAAAACGGTTCTTGATCGAAGAAGCTGCACCTGCTTACGTTGACCCGCACCGGCTGCGGGTGCCAGTTCTCCCGCACCCCGCGGATCATGATGATCGAGCCGGTTTCTTTCTCGTAATCGAATGTATAGGGCAGTGGCCCGGCAAACTTTCTTGCCTCTTTTTCATTTTCAAAGGGCGTCCCCTCGGGCAGCGGGGCGGGTTTGTGCGCGATATCGGCGCTGACCTCCAGATCGGCCCGCGCGTGGGGAGTTGTGATCTTCACTCGCAGCTCGCCTGAGCTTTCCTGAAATGAAACCTGGCAATACTGATAGGCGTAATGGGTCAGCAGATTTCCCGAGATTACCATCAGCTTTTTATCCGTGTCGGAGCGCAGGATTCTCAATCCTCGTATGGAATTTGACGCAGTGTCCAGGCGGGTGAAGATGCGGTATCCCGAGAGGAAGAAATTCTGCCCCAGGATTTTCGGCACCATCGCCGGGCGCAGATTTTCCGTCTGCACCATGGCAATCGCCAGGAACCCAAAATCTTTGTAGGTGTCGAGAACCAATCCTGGAGGCAGCAGCGGCCGCAGCAGCTCCTGGGGAAACGCGTAGGTGAGGACCAGCGAATGGCGGAAGAACGCCTTTACGGGCAGCGGATGTCTCTTCAAAACATGCAGCATGGTTTTACACCGAGTGCGTCTTCGCGGCGGTTACCGCGCCCCACAACATGGATTTGTCACGCGCCGCCCAGCTCAATTCGTCTTCATTGCTGGGCTCGGAGAAGCTTCTCAATACCATGATGGAATCCACCGTGCCTGCCTTGCTCACACTTCTGAGCAGCCGGGTGCGATAGTCGACTGGCGCGCCATCCAGGATATTGGAAAGCGAAAATCCATCAAACGTCCCAGGCGCGCACGATTCCAGAAAGCTGGCGGCATCGCTACAGATCAGCTCAATCGGATTCTCAAAGTTGATTGCCTTTACCGAAGTTTCAGCGGAAGTCCCAAGCAACAATCGCCATGCGTATGGATTAGAGCGATTAGGATACGCCTTCCAGCAGCGCTCCATCCGGGCCCGGATCTTGCTGCCAAAGTTTGGCGGCAGGGCGCGGACGAAAGGCGCCGTATAAACGGCTTGTAATAGCCGGGGATGAAGCAACTGGTCAACCGTAATCCTCCACCGCACCGTATCAAGCTGCGACTTCCAGAAGGCAGATTGCTCTTGTAAATCTTCCATCGCGAGAAATTGTCGTAGTAACGAGTTGCGCCAGCCCAACAGCCAAAACAGCTTTCGTCCGCGCGCCAGCAAGCGGTCGGCCGCGCCTTCCTGGATGCCGCCCCCTTCAAGCCGGGCCCGTACATAGGCAATTTGTGCAGGATTGATGTCAACCGCAGTGACGTTGTGGCCTGCAGCCGCCAGGGCGATGGCCATGCAACCAGCGGAAGCGATGCAGAAAATACGCTTCTTCAGCGCGGCTCCGAAAATTTGGACTTCAACACTCGGGTCTTCATACATTTGCCCGAACAGCAATTGTGCTTTGCGTGCGCCGCTGTCGAAGCGGCCCGTGCGCCATGGAGTCGAAGCCGCGTTATCTCGCTTCTCGTCCAATTCGGACCTCTCCTGTTGCAATCACAATCAGCGTGATGAACGCCAGGTTTTGAATCACCATGCCAGCCGGATCTGGAATGAACCTGCGTCCCCAAACGAAGCCGCCGCCATTCATGCTCACCAGCAGCAAAATCTGTGCGAACGCTGCCCATCGCGCCTGCCATCCGCTCAAGACCCATAGTGCCAGCCCGCACTCTGTCACGCCCAGGGCGATAAGAAAACGGTGCGCAGTGGTTGCATCCCAAAATGGAACAGACTGTACAATCGCCCCTTGGTGCGGCACAAAGCCCAGCACTTTGCACCATAATCCCTGATAAATCCACACCAGTGCGATGGGAATGCGGATTAATCGAAGAGTGTTCACAGATGGCTTGATTATAACCGTGATATTCCCGAAGGAAGTATGCTGCTGATGCTGTTCAAATACTGTTCAGTTCAAATGGTGTTCAAGATTTTTGTTTGGTTTTTGAACGGACGCGGTCGTACTTGACCGCGATCAGGCCTTTGGAGTAGCTCTTGTTCTCGATCAGTGAGAAATCCCGTTGTGGGAATCCGGCTGAAAAGAGCGGGATGCCTTCGCCCAGCAACACAGGAACAACGCCCAAGTAGAGCTCATCCACCAGGTCGGCTTTAAGGAAGCCGCGGGCAAGTTCACCGCCGCCCATGAGCCAGATGTTCTTGCCGGCGCGCTTGCGAAGTTCACCGACTAACTCGGTGGGGGATTGGTTGGTGAACATAACGCCATCACGTTCGCCCGGTGGCTGGGAATGAGAAAAGACGTAGCTCTTGATGGGACTCCGGAACGATCCGCCACCCATTTTGCGGGCAACGTCGTAGGTCTTGCGGCCCATGATGGCGGTATCAATCGTCGCGAAGAATGGGCCATCGAGTAGTCCTTGGGCATAAAGAGAAAATCAACTTCGCCATTTGGACGGGCGATGTATCCATCGAGGCTGATGCCGACGCCAAGGACAACTTTGCGCACGCGGGGAATTTTAACGAATTACACGGTCCGGTGGCTATCCCAGGTATTTCTGCAGCCTCTCCCAATAATGTTCTCTCCATCCTTCTTCGAGGTGTTCTTTTTTGCCTTCGGGGAAGCCCCTGTGGTCGAAGATAAGGTGGGTCGCTGGGCCCTGCGCCTTCAGTTCAAACTTGGCAATCGAGTATACCCCTTGATCCCAACCCGCCGAGCGCCATGCCTGAACGATTCGCTGGTTGGGCACCAGTTCGACGTTTCGTCCCAGGATCTGGCCGCCGAACAACGAGAAGGCGCCGCCGGCCTCGCGGTTGATCTCGGCCGGCGCGCCCGAGAACGCGCTGAACTGCTTGCTGTCGAGCAGCGCTTCATAGATGCGCGCGGGGGTCGCCTTAAAATCAACTTCGTGATGCAGCGCGATAGACTTGTCGCCTGAAGATGGCATTTCCTCCATGGTCTTCTGCGGCTCAGCCCAGACCACGGTGGAGCCCGTTGCCAGGCCTCCCAGCGCAACGATGCTGCCGGCAATCATTTGCCGTCGTGTGGATGCACTGGCGAAAGCCAGTAGGCTCAAATTGCTTTTCTCATTCATCATGTTCTCAGTCATCCTCGCCTCCCATTTTTTCGTATTCATTACAACAGGAGCAACGTAAATTCACAACCGGGCTATGGCCGCTTCAGTCTCATTCACAAGCCTTGCAACAAGATCGGCGGCTGATTGGCGCCGCGCCAGGCGGACGCCTTGTCCAGCCCAGAGCGAGAGAAACTCCGCCCGGCCTTGCTGGGCGGCTGCGGTCCGAAGCGGCCGGGTCAGCGCGTTCTGAATTGGGAATGGAAGAATGGCCGCCAAGTTGCCATCGGGTTCAACCGCTGTCATGAAACGATTCACAATGCCTCTCGCCGGCCGGCCTGAAAAGGCGCGTGTTATACGTGTCTCGTCTTCGTGTGCGTTAAGGATCGCTTCTTTGTAGGCTTCCGGCACACCCGCCTCCTTGCAGGTGAGAAAGGCGGTTCCCATTTGCACTGCACTCGAGCCAAGCGCCAGGGCCGCGGCAATGCCGCGG is from Terriglobales bacterium and encodes:
- a CDS encoding SRPBCC family protein — translated: MTENMMNEKSNLSLLAFASASTRRQMIAGSIVALGGLATGSTVVWAEPQKTMEEMPSSGDKSIALHHEVDFKATPARIYEALLDSKQFSAFSGAPAEINREAGGAFSLFGGQILGRNVELVPNQRIVQAWRSAGWDQGVYSIAKFELKAQGPATHLIFDHRGFPEGKKEHLEEGWREHYWERLQKYLG
- a CDS encoding DUF2071 domain-containing protein, yielding MLHVLKRHPLPVKAFFRHSLVLTYAFPQELLRPLLPPGLVLDTYKDFGFLAIAMVQTENLRPAMVPKILGQNFFLSGYRIFTRLDTASNSIRGLRILRSDTDKKLMVISGNLLTHYAYQYCQVSFQESSGELRVKITTPHARADLEVSADIAHKPAPLPEGTPFENEKEARKFAGPLPYTFDYEKETGSIIMIRGVRENWHPQPVRVNVSRCSFFDQEPFCRATPILANAFHLQNVPYRWERGVRTVIKAQ
- a CDS encoding twin-arginine translocase TatA/TatE family subunit gives rise to the protein MFEGLMQPMHLIVVLIIALLIFGPGKLADIGKGLGDGIRNFKKGMREGEQPNTNAGASTNTEEKKQS
- a CDS encoding DoxX-like family protein, translating into MNTLRLIRIPIALVWIYQGLWCKVLGFVPHQGAIVQSVPFWDATTAHRFLIALGVTECGLALWVLSGWQARWAAFAQILLLVSMNGGGFVWGRRFIPDPAGMVIQNLAFITLIVIATGEVRIGREAR
- a CDS encoding methyltransferase domain-containing protein, coding for MTNPTQPAKTTRARGKYDGLLEIINYNRGFYVLTLLGVIAGVVIATLLPKMLALLLGGAIAVAAGWIVVSLLVSHYVYDRSGLYDLRWMRDRLSRAPRNWVNIHSGLDQTSEILQSVFPDGNGRILDIYDPKEMTEPSIARAREVSSHGPKAVQADFRKLPLADSSCDAVFLIFAAHEIRQRTSRAEFFREVARVLNRDGTVILIEHLRDVANFLAFGLGFLHFQSRREWLYAATSANFRLQEEMTVTPFVHVFILVHEHVS
- a CDS encoding dihydrofolate reductase family protein, with translation MGRKTYDVARKMGGGSFRSPIKSYVFSHSQPPGERDGVMFTNQSPTELVGELRKRAGKNIWLMGGGELARGFLKADLVDELYLGVVPVLLGEGIPLFSAGFPQRDFSLIENKSYSKGLIAVKYDRVRSKTKQKS
- a CDS encoding DUF3419 family protein; its protein translation is MDEKRDNAASTPWRTGRFDSGARKAQLLFGQMYEDPSVEVQIFGAALKKRIFCIASAGCMAIALAAAGHNVTAVDINPAQIAYVRARLEGGGIQEGAADRLLARGRKLFWLLGWRNSLLRQFLAMEDLQEQSAFWKSQLDTVRWRITVDQLLHPRLLQAVYTAPFVRALPPNFGSKIRARMERCWKAYPNRSNPYAWRLLLGTSAETSVKAINFENPIELICSDAASFLESCAPGTFDGFSLSNILDGAPVDYRTRLLRSVSKAGTVDSIMVLRSFSEPSNEDELSWAARDKSMLWGAVTAAKTHSV
- a CDS encoding Maf family protein, which translates into the protein MSSPTSPLVLASASPRRSELLRNAGIAFTVQPAHVDERMLAGEAPEEYARRLAREKAQAVSQQRPGETVLGADTIVVVDSEVLEKPRDQADAARMLRLLSGRSHRVITGVCVIKAVSSIEDVRAATTEVWMRDLSEEEIQEYVASGEPMDKAGAYAIQGIASRWIWKIVGCYFNVVGLPVPLVYRMLQERSE